The Fulvivirga maritima genome segment TAGTCCGGTTTTGTGTCTAAGACAATTATTTTTAAACTTCCTTTATTTTGAGGTCATTGACTCAGCTAATTTCACTGCTTCATAAGCGTTTACCTCGCCACCGTAGATAGACAAGCTTTTGAAGTCTACTAATGATTCATCACCAGGCTTAGTTACTTTTAGTCCATCAAAACGGATCGCTGATTTAGTAAGAATATCTTTTACCTGATCTACCGTTAACTCAGGGTAGTATGACATAAGTAGAGCGGCTACACCTGTAGTAGCTGGTGCTGCCATACTTGTGCCATCAAAAGAGCTATATGTATTATCAGGAGTAGTAGAGTAGATGTCTACTCCAGGAGCAAAAATATCTACTGAGTGCTTACCGTAGTTACTAAATGAGCCTACAAAGTTAGCGTCATCATCCCAGGCAGAAGCTCCTATCTCTAACCAGTTAGTGGCGGTTTCTTTAGAGTCTTTAAATTTTCTGGTAGGGAAGTTATTTGATTTATCAAGATCTTTAGAGCTGTTACCGGCAGCATGTACTAGTAGCACACCCTTACTTTCAGCGTATTTTACAGCCTTATCTACCGCTTCTTTTTGTGGAGAATAAGATTTGCCAAAACTCATGTTAATAATCTGAGCTCCGTTATCTACGGCATATATAATAGCGTTAGCTACGTCCTTATCTCTTTCATCGCCATCAGGCACAGCTCTCACTACCATGATTTTAACATCGTTGGCAATTCCTTTAATACCTAAGTCATTATCTCTGTTGGCAGCTATAATACCAGAAACGTGTGTTCCATGGCTAGGATCATGGCCTTTAACATCACTGTTTCCGTATCCTTTTTCGTAAGGATCACTATAGTCATCACCTACAATAGTTCTAGGGTTAAATTCAGTATTGAAAGCGAAGTTTACCTGATTGCCAAAATGCTCTTCAGCTTCAGCTAATTCTTTGTCTAGTTGCTCAAAGTCTGCTTCATCACCTACATTTTGTAATATAATACCTACCATATTTCTGGCAGCCAGAATGGTAGAGTCATTAGTAGTAAGAGATCTTAGATCTTCCATGCTTACTTTCTCTACATCCAGATATAGCTTAAGTAGAGTGTTGTAGCGCATAAGGTTTTTGTGGAAAGTAGCATAAAACTCATACTGCTGTTCTGCTTTTTCATAATCAGCCTCAAAGTTCTTTTTCACTTTCAGCCAGTACTCGTATTCGTCTTTGTTCTTCTTTTTTACCTTTTTGGCTTCTACATCACCATATTTTGCCTTTAGGTCATTATATATTCTGGTAAGCTCATAGGTATCTTCTTCTACGTTACCATCTTTACCACCTATAAAATTCCAGCCATATCGATCATCTACATAGCCATTTTTATCATCATCAATACCATTTCCGGCAATCTCATCTTCATTGATCCATATTTTACCTTGTAGGTCTTCATGGTCAATATCCACACCTGAGTCTATTACTGCTACCGTTACGGTTTTCGATTTTTTGTTTTTAAGAACGGTATTGTAAGCCTTTTCTGCACTTACACCTTCATAATCATCACTGGAGTGATCAAGCACAAACCAGTTCTTTGGGGGAACCTGACTGCTGTCTTGTACGGCATCCTGAGCGTATACATTTATATTACAAACACTTAATGCGACTGCCAGCCCCGCAAAGATTCTACTTACATTATGTTTCATATACTTGGGATAATTCTAAAAATTATTAAAAAGTCTGCCAATATACGTCAAAAATGACAGACTGTGACGCTTTTTTTAATACTGGTTATAGTAGATTATAATCGGTAATAGCGCCATAAAAATATTCCTCTGATAGCAACCATGATCATAAGCCAGAAGGTTCCCTTAAAACTATAATTACGCGGATCACGTAGGGAATAGACCGT includes the following:
- a CDS encoding S8 family peptidase — protein: MKHNVSRIFAGLAVALSVCNINVYAQDAVQDSSQVPPKNWFVLDHSSDDYEGVSAEKAYNTVLKNKKSKTVTVAVIDSGVDIDHEDLQGKIWINEDEIAGNGIDDDKNGYVDDRYGWNFIGGKDGNVEEDTYELTRIYNDLKAKYGDVEAKKVKKKNKDEYEYWLKVKKNFEADYEKAEQQYEFYATFHKNLMRYNTLLKLYLDVEKVSMEDLRSLTTNDSTILAARNMVGIILQNVGDEADFEQLDKELAEAEEHFGNQVNFAFNTEFNPRTIVGDDYSDPYEKGYGNSDVKGHDPSHGTHVSGIIAANRDNDLGIKGIANDVKIMVVRAVPDGDERDKDVANAIIYAVDNGAQIINMSFGKSYSPQKEAVDKAVKYAESKGVLLVHAAGNSSKDLDKSNNFPTRKFKDSKETATNWLEIGASAWDDDANFVGSFSNYGKHSVDIFAPGVDIYSTTPDNTYSSFDGTSMAAPATTGVAALLMSYYPELTVDQVKDILTKSAIRFDGLKVTKPGDESLVDFKSLSIYGGEVNAYEAVKLAESMTSK